The Festucalex cinctus isolate MCC-2025b unplaced genomic scaffold, RoL_Fcin_1.0 HiC_scaffold_435, whole genome shotgun sequence region TGTAGGAGAAATATGGGTGGAACGAGATTTTATCCGTGTTAGAGTTAAGTCCTGTGGGGTTGTTAGAGCCCGTTTCATGGAGAAATATAAGGTGAATTATGGTGGCGGCAGCAATGATGAAAGGGAGGAGGAAGTGGAATGTAAAAAATCGGTTAAGAGTAGCGTTGTCAACAGAAAACCCTCCTCAAACCCACTGGACAAGATTGTTGCCGATATAGGGCACAGCTGATATTAAGTTTGTGATTACGGTAGCGCCTCAGAAGGATATTTGTCCTCAGGGCAGGACGTAGCCGACAAAAGCGGTGGCTATGACAAGCAGAAGGAGGATTACGCCTATATTTcaggtttttttatttaaataagagCCGTAGTAAAGGCCTCGGGCAATGTGCAGGTAGATAGCAATGAAGAAGAAAGATGCGCCGTTGGCATGCATGCTTCGAATTAATCAGCCGTAATTTACGTTACGGCAAATGTGGGCAACTGAGGAGAATGCGGTGGTGATGTCTGAAGTGTAATGTATTGCTAGGAAGAGACCGGTCAGAATTTGTACTATTAAAGACAGGCCTAGAAGGGAGCCGAAGTTTCATCAGGCAGAGATATTTGAAGGGGTTGGCAGGTCAATGATGGTATCGTTAGCGATGTTAATAAGAGGGGGAGTTTTGCGTAGGCTGGCCATTAATTTGTTCCTGTAGTTGATCTACAACGGTGGTTTTTCAAGCCATTGGTCCTGGTTAAAATCCTGGTGGGAATAATGACTTATTTAATACTGTTATTACTAATTGGGCTGGTTTTGGGACTTGTAGCAGTTGCTTCCAATCCCTCACCTTATTTTGCTGCTTTAGGGCTGGTTGTGGTATCAGGCATGGGTTGTGGTGTTGTGGTTGTTTGTGGGGgttcatttttgtctttggtgttATTCCTAATTTATTTGGGAGGGATATTAGTAGTTTTTGCTTATTCTGCGGCTTTGGCTGTAGAGCCATATCCGGAGAGTTTTGGGGATTGGTCTGTGGCAATTTATGGTGGGTCTTATGTAGGAGGTGTGGGGGTAGCTTGTCTGTTTTTATGAGGGGGGTGATTTGAAGAGTCTTGAGTACCTGTGGGTGAGTTGTCTAGCTTGTCTGTGTTTCGGGGGGATATGTCAGGAGTTGCGATCATATACTCGCAGGGTGAGTGGATATTGGTTACTGCTGCATGGGTACTTTTGTTAACGTTGTTTGTTGTGTTGGAACTTACACGGGGGTTGGCTCGAGGGGCGTTACGAGTAGTTAGGTTAACATGCATAGTGTAAGAGTTAATGTTagtaaaaataacattaaaaaggtCTTAATTAGACCTTTTTGGGTATTACTTGTGGCGGTAATTATAGGGAGGTTAAGTGAGGTGATAGATTTTGGTcctgtttttttaagtcatattGAATCAATTGTTTTAAGAGCAATTTTTTGTCCGAAGATGAGGGATAATTTAGGAGAGGCGAGGTGAATAATTAAGGGGTAAAATCTGAGTATGTTGGAGAATGAGTGGGTAGAGCGTTTGGGATTTAAGGATGTTTGTTTGGAGGTAATAAGGGCTATTTCAAGGGCGATTAATAAGCCGGTCAAGGTAACTGTAAGTGCGGCGAGCTTAAGAGTAAGGGGTATGGTTATAACGGGGGATTTGGTTGGAGTTAGGTTAAATGCAATGATTAGCCCTGCAATTACACTTCCTCAGGCGAGTCGTTTAATGGATTTAATTAGTGAGTTATCATTTTCATTAATGGGGGATAAAGAGTTGAACCGGGGGTGATTCATTGTTACATAATAGATTATACGAAAGCTGTAAATGGCGGTGAATGAGGTTGCCAGAAGTGTTAATACGAGGGCTCAGGCGTTGAGGTAGGAAGTGTTGAGTGCTTCGATGATAGGATCTTTGGAGAAAAATCCGGTTAAAAAAGGGGTTCCTATTAAGGCAAGGCTCCCTAATGTGAGGCAAGAAGATGTGAAAGGTATAAGTTGGTGAGTTCCTCCTATTTTGCGGATGTCTTGTTCGTTGTTGAGGCTGTGGATAATGGAGCCAGAGGAGAGGAAAAGTATAGCTTTAAAGAATGCGTGAGTACAAATATGGAGAAATGCTAGTTGAGGCATATTAAGTCCGATGGCAATTATTATTAGCCCTAATTGACTTGCTGTTGAGAATGCTACGATCTTTTTGATATCGTTTTGTGTGAGGGCGCAAATAGCGTTAAATAAGGTGGTGAGTGCGCCTAAACATAGACAGAGAGTGAGGATAAAGGGGTTGTTTTCTATTAAGGGGGCTAGACGGATTATTAGGAAAATTCCTGCAACAACTATTGTGCTGGAGTGCAGTAGGGCAGAAACGGGTGTGGGGCCTTCTATGGCTGAGGGGAGTCATGGGTGGAGTCCAAATTGGGCGGATTTTCCTGCTGCTGCCAAGATTAACCCTATAAGGGGGATGGTAAAGTCTTTTTCTTGGGGGG contains the following coding sequences:
- the LOC144011853 gene encoding LOW QUALITY PROTEIN: NADH-ubiquinone oxidoreductase chain 6-like (The sequence of the model RefSeq protein was modified relative to this genomic sequence to represent the inferred CDS: substituted 3 bases at 3 genomic stop codons), which encodes MTYLILLLLIGLVLGLVAVASNPSPYFAALGLVVVSGMGCGVVVVCGGSFLSLVLFLIYLGGILVVFAYSAALAVEPYPESFGDWSVAIYGGSYVGGVGVACLFLXGGXFEESXVPVGELSSLSVFRGDMSGVAIIYSQGEWILVTAAWVLLLTLFVVLELTRGLARGALRVVRLTCIV